A region from the Rosa rugosa chromosome 6, drRosRugo1.1, whole genome shotgun sequence genome encodes:
- the LOC133718007 gene encoding zinc finger CCCH domain-containing protein 48 — MDVDGGGSKRIFTRLGGPQSDPNKNQKVCYHWRAGKCNRHPCPYLHRELPAPPGGLNGTASSKRQHGFAAATDGPSSGPRGRGPNNFNGGASNTWGRTGGGNRVFVRKMDKVCNYWVQGNCSYGDRCKFLHSWSMGDCVSLLTTLEGHQNVVSGIALPSGSDKLYTGSKDETVRVWDCQSGQCLGVINLGGEVGCMISEGPWVFVGIPNAVKAWNTQANSEMSLSGPVGQVYAMVVGNDLLFAGTQDGSILAWKFNTVTKCFEPAYSLKGHTLAVVSLVVGANRLYSGSMDHSIRVWSLENLQCIQTLTEHTSVVMSVLCWDQFLLSSSLDQKLKIWAATQSGNLEVTYTHEEDHPLLTLCGMHDSEAKPVLLCACNDNTVRLYDLPSFSERGKIFSKQEIRAIQVGPGGLFFTGDGTGQVRVWKWLAEPVATA, encoded by the exons ATGGATGTAGACGGAGGCGGAAGCAAGCGGATCTTCACGAGATTGGGCGGGCCGCAATCCGACCCGAACAAGAATCAGAAGGTATGCTACCATTGGAGAGCGGGCAAGTGCAATCGCCACCCTTGCCCTTATCTCCACCGAGAGCTACCGGCGCCGCCTGGCGGGCTCAACGGAACGGCGTCGTCTAAGCGGCAACACGGCTTCGCAGCCGCCACCGACGGCCCGTCGTCGGGGCCACGTGGCCGGGGTCCGAATAACTTCAACGGCGGAGCTTCGAACACGTGGGGGCGGACCGGAGGGGGTAATAGGGTTTTCGTTAGGAAGATGGATAAGGTGTGTAATTATTGGGTTCAGGGGAACTGTAGCTATGGCGATAGGTGTAAGTTCTTGCATTCTTGGAGCATGGGGGACTGTGTTAGCTTGTTGACGACGCTTGAGGGGCATCAGAAT GTTGTTAGTGGGATTGCATTGCCTTCTGGGTCTGATAAGCTTTATACTGGAAGTAAGGATGAGACTGTGAGAGTATGGGATTGCCAGTCTGGTCAG TGCCTGGGAGTAATTAATCTTGGTGGTGAAGTGGGTTGTATGATCAGTGAAGGTCCTTGGGTTTTTGTTGGTATACCAAATGCTGTAAAG GCGTGGAACACCCAAGCTAACTCCGAAATGAGTCTTAGTGGGCCTGTTGGACAAGTTTATGCCATGGTTGTGGGCAATGATTTGCTCTTTGCTGGTACGCAG GATGGTTCTATCTTGGCTTGGAAGTTTAATACAGTCACTAAGTGCTTCGAACCGGCTTATTCACTTAAAGGTCACACCCTTGCAGTTGTATCATTAGTAGTTGGAGCAAACAGGCTTTATTCTGGTTCAATGGATCATTCTATAAGG GTCTGGAGCCTAGAGAACTTGCAATGTATACAAACACTAACAGAGCATACGTCAGTTGTGATGTCCGTTCTTTGCTGGGATCAGTTTCTCTTATCATCTTCTTTGGATCAAAAATTAAAG ATCTGGGCTGCTACTCAAAGTGGAAACTTGGAAGTAACATATACTCACGAAGAAGACCAT CCTTTGCTTACGCTTTGCGGGATGCATGATTCAGAAGCCAAGCCAGTCTTACTCTGTGCATGCAATGACAACACTGTCCGCCTCTATGATTTGCCATC GTTTTCCGAGAGGggcaaaattttctcaaaacagGAGATACGAGCAATCCAGGTTGGCCCTGGTGGCCTGTTTTTCACTGGCGATGGAACTGGACAAGTGAGAGTATGGAAGTGGTTGGCCGAACCAGTTGCAACTGCCTGA